Genomic window (Mesorhizobium sp. M4B.F.Ca.ET.058.02.1.1):
GGGTAGCTCATCTTCCTTTCTCGCCGGACCGGTGACCGATACGATCGGCCACAGCGAGGGCGAGCGCGTCACGGTCTCGAAGGGCGCCTCCAAGGCAGAACAGGTCGATGCAAAGGCCAACGCCCAGCCAAGAAAGCCGTCGGCGCGGGCCACGGCCAAGCCGACCGGAAAATCCCCGACAGCCAAGCCGCGCGGAGGGCGTAAATAATGGCCGGCACAACGCTGCTCGACATCAAGGGCGTCGAGACCTACTACGGCAACATCCGGGCGCTGAACGGTGTCAACGTGCAGGTCAACGAGGGCGAGGTGGTGGCGCTTATCGGCGCCAACGGCGCCGGCAAGTCGACGCTGATGATGACCATTTTCGGTGCTCCACGCGCTCGCGCGGGCACTATCACTTTTGCCGGTACCGACATCACACAGTTGCCGACGCACGAAATCGCCCGCATGCGCATCGCCCAGTCGCCGGAAGGACGCCGCATCTTCCCGCGCATGACAGTGATGGAAAACCTGCAGATGGGCGCCAGCCTCGACAACCTCAAATATTATGACGAGGACGTCGAGAAGGTGTTCACGCTGTTCCCGCGCCTCAAGGAGCGTATCGCCCAGCGTGGCGGCACGCTGTCGGGCGGCGAACAGCAGATGCTGTCGATCGGACGTGCGCTGATGGCGCGCCCGAAGCTGCTTCTGCTCGACGAGCCATCGCTCGGCCTCGCGCCGCTGATCGTCAAGCAGATCTTCGACGCCATCCGCGAGCTGAACCGCACCCAAGGCTTGACCGTGTTTCTGGTCGAGCAGAACGCATTCGGCGCGCTGAAGCTCGCCAATCGTGGCTATGTCATGGTGAACGGCAATGTGACGATGAGCGGCTCCGGCAAGGAACTGCTCGCCAATCCGGAAGTGCGCGCCGCCTATCTCGAAGGCGGCCACCACTGAGTTTGGAGCGGAATGTGTGCGTCCGGTATTCCGCTCCAAGTTGTTTGATTGTCGCATGACCTTTGCCCGAAAAGTCTGCAACTTTTCGGGATCATGCTAGGGAGACTTCATCATGCAGGGCATTCTCTACGAGGAACCCTCGATCTTCCAGTTCTTCTTCGTCACCTGCCTGCTCGGCGGCTGGGCCGCCTGGATGACCGGCAAGGCCAGCGCGCAGACATGGCGCAGCTTCTTCCAGCTCTTCCTCTACATGCTCGGACTGGGCATCGGCATCAGGTTCATCCATCACGCGCTGTTCGACGGCACGATGTTCTCGCTGCATTACTATATCGTCGACACCATCGTGCTGATGATACTGGGCTTCGTCGGCTATCAATACACGCGTACCAACCAGATGGTGACGCAGTATAATTGGCTCTACGAAAGAGCCTCGCTATTGAGCTGGAAGCCGAAAGGCTGACGTTCATGATTAACGTCGTCTCGGGGATGAAACGGCGTGACAAGTGCCTGAAAATCGGCAAACTATGCTTTCTGCGATAAGGGTGGGCATCGCATGAAAGTATCATCCACGCCCACTCCGTAAATGGGAGCGTTTATATGAAAAAGTCACTCTTGTCCGCCGTGGCTCTGACCGCGCTCGTCGCGTTCAGCGGTAGCGCGTGGGCTGACATCCTGATCGGCGTCGCCGGTCCGATCACCGGCCCGAACGCCGCCTTTGGCGCGCAGCTGCAGAAGGGCGCCGAGCAGGCCGCCGCCGACATCAACGCGGCGGGCGGCATCAACGGCCAGCAGATCAAGCTCGAGATCGGCGACGACGTGTCGGATCCGAAGCAGGGCATCTCGGTCGCCAACAAGTTCGTCGCCGACGGCGTCAAGTATGTTGTCGGTCACTTCAACTCGGGCGTCACCATCCCGGCCTCGGAAGTCTATGCCGAGAACGGCATCCTGGTGATCACGCCTTCGGCCACCAACCCGCAGCTGACCGAGCGCGGCCTGTGGAACACCTTCCGCACCTGCGGACGCGACGACCAGCAGGGCAAGGTCGCCGGCGACTATCTCGCCAAGAACTTCAAGGACGCCAAGATCGCCGTCATCCACGACAAGACGCCTTACGGCCAGGGCCTCGCCGACGAAACCAAGAAGGCGCTCAACGGCAACGGCGTCACCGAAGCCCTCTATGAAGGCATCAATGTCGGCGACAAGGACTTCTCGGCCCTCATCGCCAAGATGAAGGAAGCCGGCGTCTCGGTCGTCTATTATGGCGGCCTGCACACCGAAGCGGGCCTGATCATGCGCCAGCTCGCCGACCAGGGCCTCAAGGCCCAGTTCATGTCGGGCGACGGCATCGTGTCGAACGAGCTCGCCTCCATCGCCGGCGACGCCGTCAACGGCACGCTGATGACGTTCGCTCCGGATCCGCGCAAGAACCCGAACGCCAAGGAACTCGTCGAGAAGTTCCGCGCCGCCGGTTTCGAGCCTGAAGCCTATACGCTCTACTCCTACGCCGCTCTGCAGATCGTCGCCGCCGCCGCCGCCAAGGTCGGCTCCGCCGACGACGCGCAGAAGGTCGCGGAAGAGATCAAGAAGAGCGGCCCGTGGAAGACCGCGATCGGCGACATCGGCTATGATGCCAAGGGCGACATCACCCGCCCCGACTACGTGCTGTACACCTGGAAGAAGGGTGACGACGGCAAGTACACCTACTTCGAGCAATAAGCCGACGAACGTCTGAAATCCGGAAATGCCCGGCGCGAAAGCGCCGGGCATTTTTGTTTTGCGGGCCTTTCGTGCGCCGATTGGCGGCTCTGGCGCAAACAAACGATTTAAATCGGTTTAGATGTCGCGCGATTTAGTTTGCGCTGCAGCATTTTCACGCTAATCATTGCGCCAGCCCCCATCCTCTCCGTCCCTGGAGCCCAGTCCTTGGCCATCACGAAGATCCTCGTCGCCAACCGGTCCGAAATCGCCATCCGCGTCTTTCGTGCGGCCAATGAGCTTGGCCTCAAAACCGTGGCGATCTGGGCCGAGGAGGACAAATATTCGCTGCATCGCTTCAAGGCCGATGAAAGCTACCAGGTCGGGCGCGGGCCGCACCTCGCCAAGGACATGGGGCCGATCGAGAGCTATCTGTCGATCGACGAGGTGATCCGTGTCGCCAGACTTTCGGGCGCCGACGCCATCCACCCCGGCTACGGCCTGCTGTCGGAAAGCCCGGAGTTCGCCGAAGCTTGTGCCGCCGCAGGCATCACCTTCATCGGCCCGAAGCCGGAGACGATGCGCCGGCTCGGCAACAAGGTCGCGGCGCGCAACCTGGCGATCGAGGTCGGCGTGCCCGTGGTGCCCGCCACCGATCCGCTGCCGGACGACATGGAGGCGGTCAAGGAACTCGCCAAGACGATTGGCTATCCGGTGATGCTGAAGGCCTCGTGGGGTGGCGGCGGCCGCGGCATGCGCGCCATCCGCGCGGAAGCCGATCTCGCCCGCGAGGTGATGGAAGGCAAGCGCGAGGCCAAGGCCGCCTTCGGCAAGGACGAGGTCTATCTCGAGAAGCTGATCGAACGCGCCCGCCATGTCGAGGTGCAGGTTCTCGGCGACGGCCAAGGCAACGCCGTGCATCTGTTCGAGCGCGACTGCTCGATCCAGCGCCGCAACCAGAAGGTCGTCGAGCGTGCGCCGGCGCCTTATCTGAGCGAAGCGCTGCGCCAGGAGCTGTGCGGCTATGCGCTGAAGATCGCCAACGAGACCAGCTATATCGGCGCCGGCACGGTCGAGTTCCTGCAGGACGCCGACACCGGCAAATTCTACTTCATCGAGGTCAATCCGCGCATCCAGGTCGAGCACACGGTCACCGAGATGGTGACCGGCATCGATATCGTCAAAGCGCAGATCCACATCCTCGACGGCTTCGCCATCGGCACGCCGGACTCGGGCGTGCCGGCACAGAAGGACATCAGGCTGAACGGTCACGCGCTGCAGTGCCGCATCACCACCGAGGATCCGGAGCACAATTTCATCCCGGACTATGGCCGCATCACCGCCTATCGCGGCGCCACCGGCTTCGGCATCCGGCTTGATGGCGGCACCGCCTATTCGGGCGCCGTCATCACCCGTTTCTACGATCCGCTCTTGGAGAAGGTGACGGCGTGGGCGCCGACGCCGGCCGAGACGATCGCGCGCATGAACCGGGCACTGCGCGAGTTCCGCATCCGCGGCGTGGCGACCAACCTCACCTTCCTCGAGGCGATCATCAATCACCCGAGCTTCGCCGACAATTCCTATACGACCAAGTTCATCGACACGACGCCGGAACTGTTCCAGCAGGTGAAGCGGCAGGATCGCGCCACCAAGCTGCTCAACTATCTGGCCGATGTCAGCGTCAACGGCCATCCCGAAACGCGCGGCCGGCCGATGCCCAAGGCCGATGCCGCGGCGCCCATCGTGCCCTATCTCAACGGCAAGGTGCCGGGCGGCAGCAAGCAGCGGCTCGACGCGCTCGGCCCGGAGAAATTCGCCGCCTGGATGCGCGCGCAAACCCAGGTGCTGGTCACCGACACGACGATGCGCGACGGCCACCAGTCGCTGCTCGCCACCCGCATGCGCACGCATGACATCGCCGGCATTGCCGGCACCTATGCGCGGGCGCTGCCGCAGCTACTGTCGCTGGAATGCTGGGGCGGGGCGACCTTCGACGTCGCCATGCGCTTCCTCACCGAAGACCCGTGGGAGCGGCTGGGCAAAGTGCGTGAGGCGGCACCCAACCTTCTCTTGCAGATGCTTTTGCGCGGCGCCAACGGCGTCGGCTACACCAACTATCCCGACAATGTCGTGCAGCATTTCGTCCGCCAAGCGGCTGCCGGCGGCGTCGACCTGTTCCGCGTCTTCGACTGCCTGAACTGGGTCGAGAACATGCGCGTCGCCATGGACGCGGTCGGCGCCGAGGGCAAGCTGATCGAAGCGGCGATGTGCTACACCGGCGACATACTCGATCCGGCAAGGGCCAAGTACGACCTCAGATACTATGTCGGACTGGCGAAGGAACTCGAGGCTGCCGGCGCCCACATCATCGCCGTCAAGGACATGGCCGGGCTCTTGAAGCCGTCAGCGGCGCGCGTGCTGTTCAAGGCCTTGCGCGAGGCGACCGACCTGCCGATCCATTTTCATACGCACGATACGTCCGGCCTTTCGGCGGCCACCGTGCTGGCGGCGGTCGAGACCGGCGTCGATGCCGTCGACGCGGCAATGGATTCCTTCTCCGGCAACACCTCGCAGCCCTGCCTCGGCTCAATCGTCGAGGCGCTGAAGGGCACCGAGCGCGATCCCGGCCTCGATCCGCAATGGATCCGCAAGATCTCGTTCTATTGGGAAGCTGTGCGCAACCAGTACGCGGCCTTCGAAAGCGACCTCAAGGGGCCGGCCTCGGAAGTCTACCTGCACGAAATGCCCGGCGGGCAGTTCACCAACCTCAAGGAACAGGCGCGCTCGCTCGGCCTCGAAACGCGCTGGCACGAGGTGGCGCAGGCTTATCACGACGTCAACCTGATGTTCGGTGACATCGTCAAGGTGACGCCGTCGTCCAAGGTGGTCGGCGACATGGCGCTGATGATGGTGAGCCAGGATCTGACCGTCGCCGATGTCGAGAACCCGGCACGCGATATCGCCTTCCCGGACTCTGTGGTCTCGATGCTGCGCGGCGATCTTGGCCAGTCGCCCGGCGGCTGGCCGCCGGCGCTGCAGAAGAAAGCGCTGAAGGGCGACAAGCCGATCACCGCGCGGCCAGGCTCGCTGCTGAAAGCCGCCGACCTCAAGGCCAGCCGCAAGGAGATCGAGGGAAAGCTTGAGCGGAAGCTCAGCGAATATGAATTCGCCTCCTGGCTGATGTACCCGAAGGTCTTCACCGACTTCGCCGCGGCGCAGGAAACCTACGGGCCGGTCAGCGTCTTACCGACGCCGACCTACTTCTACGGCATGAAGTCGGAAGACGAGATCTTCGTCGACATCGAGAAGGGCAAGACGCTGGTGGTGCGCTGCCTTGCCATCGGCGACGTCGACGAGAAGGGCATGGTCACCGTGTTCTTCGAGCTCAACGGCCAGCCGCGGCGCGTCAAGGTGCCGGATAGGGCGCATGGCGCGTCGGCGGCCAAGGCGCGCCGCAAGGCGGAACCGGGCAACGAGGCGCATGTCGGCGCGCCGATGCCGGGCGTGGTCTCGGCTCTTGCCGTTGCCGCCGGCCAGGCGGTCAAGGCCGGCGACGTGCTGCTTTCGATCGAAGCGATGAAGATGGAGACGGCGCTGCATGCCGAGCGCGACGGCGTGGTCGCCGAAGTGCTGGTCAGGGCCGGCGACCAGATCGATGCCAAGGATCTGCTGATCGCTTTCTCCTGACAATGATCGAGGCTGTGAATGGCGGCTGACAGCAGCCCTTCATGCCGCACCGATAATGTCTTGACCCGCCGCGCCTGCTCGGGCATCGAACCCGCTCCAATTTGCCGGCCGGCCTTCGCGAGTCGCCGGTAGCCAAACGACGCGGAGAGAAAAATGGCCGACGATATCACCGAGACCAGCCAGACTGTTGCCGCCGGCCAGCTGCGTGCCTTCATCGAGCGCATCGAGCGGCTCGAGGAAGAGAAGAAGACGATTTCCGACGACATCAAGGACGTCTTCGCCGAGGCCAAGGGCACCGGCTTCGACACCAAGGCGATGCGCACCATCGTCCGGCTGCGCAAGAAGGACCAGGCGGAGCGCCAGGAGGAAGAGTCCATCCTCGACCTCTACAAAGCCGCGCTCGGTATGGTCTGAGACCGGCCCCGGTTCGCTTAGCAATTCTTTCGGACTGACGCAGGCGAGGCATCTGGAGCCTCGCCTCGTAGCTTGCACGCTTTAGCCTGGAGGCACTGCCGCGCGCGATAGCTGGCGGAGCGACCTCGGCTACGGACACGTCCAACACGGCCAAGAACGATGCGGCGTTCTATATCGATGCCTCGGCGTCCTATGATTTCGGCGCCATCGACAAGAAATATGACGGCATCACGGCAGCCTTGCCTGTCCGCAACATCGCCAATGCCCGCGCGACAGTTTGCAACGAGGGCTATTGCTATCTCGGCCAGGTCCGCAACATGACGGCATCGCTGACATACCGCTGGTAGTTTGCGGTGCCCTGACGGGGTGTGTCAGTTGCCTTCAGGCAGGGCGGTGTGATGTAAGACGGCCTCGTGGAGGCTGCAGCGAGCATCGGACCATGAGCGAATTCGACTTTGGTGGCCGCCGCGCCTCGGAATTCCGCCAGCGCGGCTTCTGGACGCTGTTCGCCGAGCGGCATCCTGAGGAAAGGGCCACGCTGGCGCGCCGCGGACCCTGGTTCTGGCAGCGTGGTCTGCCGGATTTCGCACTGGTCCTTTCCATGTATGTCGCGCCGGCGCAGAACCATGTCGGCGTCTTCTTCGGCCGCAACGAGAAGTTCGGCGCCACCGAATCGTGGTCGCGGTTGAAGCCGTTCCAGCCGGCGATTGAAGGCAGGCTGAGACTCAGGCCCGAACAGAGTTGCGAGGGCCTCGGCATCAATTCGATGTGGCGGGTGAATTGCTATGCCGAGGACAATTGGCCGGCGATGGCCGACTGGCTGGTGACGGAATGCTCGCGCTTTGAGCAGGCCGTCGTCGTGGTGCTCGGGGAAACCCGGCCCTAGGCCCGACGGTCGTTCGCTCTCCCCACTTGCCTGCTGTTCAGTTTGGCCCGGACCCGTCGCGGCCGATTTCGTCCAGATGCTGCTGCAGCGCCAGTTTGTCGAGCGAACCCATCGGCAGGTTGGTGAACACTGCGATACGGTTGCTCAGCATGCGATAGGCTTCGGCGAAGGCGAGATGCTGCTCGGCTTCGGTACCGGATGCCTTGGCGGGGTCCGGCACCGCCCAAAGCGCCGTCATCGGATGGCCGGGCCAGATCGGACAGCTTTCATTCGCCGTGTTGTCGCAGACGGTGAAGACGAAGTTCATCTCCGGCGCGTCAGGTCCGGAAAACTCCTCCCAGCCTTTCGACCGGGCGAAGGAGGTGTCGTATTTCAGGCTTTCCAGCAGCTGCAGCGCATAGGGGTTGACCGTTCCTTTCGGCTGCGAGCCGGCAGAATAGCCTTTGAAACGACCGGCGCCGACGCGGTTCAGGATGGCCTCCCCCATGATCGACCGGGCCGAGTTCGCATTGCAGAGAAAAAGCACATTGTAGACATGATCGCTCAATTTGAACTCCTCCATGCTGGCGCTGCAAAATGACTGACTGGCAATGCGGAACACAGGTTTCCGGCCCGCTTGAGCATAGATGCCAGATTTCCGTGTCATATTCGCGTCACATGTTGCGGGGGCTTGCTTTGACGGCAGGCTCCGGCATTTTCGAAGCGGCATGATCGCAAGCGGAGCCCAAACGATGGACGAATCGCATCCGGCCCGCACGGCGCCCAGCAAGTTTGGTGGCCTAGCCGGCTTCTTCCGCTCGCGCTGGCAGGGCCGGGTGCCACTCGACCGGCTGTTCTGGCGCGACATGGTGCTTGTCGGCACGGCTATCAACATCGCATCGTCGGTGCTGGCGCTCATCCTGCTCGGGCTGAAGCTGCCGCTTTGGCTGGTTCTGGCCGTGCATTTCACGCTGGTGCCCTACAATCTCTTCCTGACCTTCGCCGTCTGGCGAACCGCGGAAAAGTCAGGCGGTGGCAAGGCGTCGCTGATGATGCTCGGCTCGGCGCTGTGGCTGATTGCGACGGTCGTGGCTTGAAACGAAAAAGGGCGGCCGGAGCCGCCCTTTGCAGACCAGAAGTTGGGACGGTCGCTCAGGCGGCCGGCTCGAATTTCAGCGCCACGCCATTGATGCAATAGCGCAGGCCGGTCGGCGGCGGGCCGTCCTCGAAGACATGGCCGAGATGGCTGCCGCAGCGCGAGCAGTGGCATTCGGTCCGCACCATGCCATAGCTGCGGTCGACCGTGGTCTCGACCGAGCCCGGCACCGGATCGTTGAAGCTCGGCCAGCCGGTGCCGCTCTCGAACTTCAGCTTCGATTCGAACAGCGGCTGGTCGCAGCCGACGCAGGAAAAGGTGCCGGCGCGCTTCTCATAAAGCAAGGCGCAACTGCCGGGACGCTCGGTGCCATGGTTGCGCATGACGGCATACTGCTCGGGCGTCAGCCTGGCGCGCCATTCGGCATCGGTGCGGGTGACGGGATAGGCGTGGGTGTCCATGAAGATCTCCTCGGCCTTGGCGGCTCGTTGTTGGTTGGCATGTCGTATTCGCACGAAGATAGGTGTTTGTTACAGCTCTGCCTACCACCGGCCTGCGCTGGAGCTAGTGCCTGCGCGAAAGCTGTTTCGTCGCCGCTTCGAGCCCGGCAAGCGTCAGCGGAAACATGCGGCCGCCGAAGATGTCGCGGATCATCCCGATAGAATGGGTGTAGCCCCAGTTCTTCTGGCTTTCAGGGTTGAGCCATATCGCATTCGGCCATTGCTGCAGCAGGCGGCCGAGCCAGACGCCGCCGGCCTCCGGGTTCCAGTGCTCGACCGAGCCGCCGGGATGGGCGATCTCGTAGGGGCTCATCGAGGCATCGCCGACGACGATCACCTTGTAGTCAGGACCGTATTTGTGGATGAGGTCGAAGGTCGGGATCGTCTCGGCCAAGCGGCGGCGATTGTCCTTCCAGACGCGCTCGTAGGGGCAGTTGTGGAAGTAGAAATATTCGAGCTGGCGGAATTCTGCGCGGGCGGCGGAGAACAGCTCCTCGAGGCTCCTGATATGATCGTCCATCGAACCGCCGACATCGAAGAACATCAGAAGTTTTACCGCGTTGCGTCGTTCCGGCCGCGTCTTGACGTCGAGATAGCCATGCTCGGCGGTGGCGTGGATGGTGCCGGGCAGGTCGAACTCCTCCTCGGCGCCCTCGCGCACCCAGCGGCGCAGCCGCTTCAGCGCCACCTTGATGTTGCGGGTGCCGAGCTCAACGCCGTCGTCGAAATTCCTGAATTCGCGCTTATCCCAGACCTTCACCGCGCGGCGGTGGCGGCTCTCGTGCTGGCCGATGCGCACGCCTTCCGGATTGTAGCCATAGGCGCCGAAGGGCGAGGTGCCGCCAGTGCCGATCCACTTCGAGCCGCCCTGGTGGCGGCCCTTCTGCTCCTCCAGCCGCTGCTTCAGCGTCTCCATCAGCTTCTCGAAGCCGCCCAGAGCCTCGACCTGCTTTTTCTCCTCCTCGGTCAGGTGCTTCTCGGCGAGCCGGCGCAGCCATTCCTCGGGGATGTTGGCGACCTCGACGGCGTCCGGCCCGCCAAGCGCCTCGACGCCCTTGAAGATATGCGCGAACACTTGGTCGAAGCGGTCGATATGGCGCTCGTCCTTCACCAGGGCCGCGCGGGCGAGGTAATAAAAACCCTCGACATCATAGTCGACCAGCCCGGCTTCCAGCCCCTCCAGCAGCGACAGATATTCCCTGAGCGAAACGGGAACCCGCGCGACTTTCAATTCGAGGAAGAAGGGGAGGAACATGCGGCCATCTATAGCAGATCGTATTCGATGAAGCCCGTCCGCCGTGCCACATGGTCGTAGAGCCGGCGCGCGGTGGCGTTGGTCTCGTGCGTCATCCAGTAGACGTTCTTCACCCCGATCTTGCCGGCCTCGTCCTGCACCGCCTTGATCAACGCGGCGCCCACGCCCTTGCCGCGCACGCCCGGGTCAGCGAACAGGTCCTGCAGGTAGCAGTTGTTGACCAGCGACCAGCAGGAGCGGTGGTAGATATAATGGGTGAGACCCACCGCCTTGTCGTCCAGCGTGGCGATAAAACCTTTCGGCTCGAACTCGCCTTCCGTGAACAGCCGCTTCCAGGTCAGGGCGTAGACCTCGTCCGGCAGCGTGGTCTCGTAGAAGGTGAGGTAGGCGGTCCACAGGCGCCGCCAGTCGGCATGATCTGACTGCGCGAGCGGGCGGATGGTGATCTCGGACATCGAATGCTCTCCGTTTTCTTGCGCTGTAGCTTGGGCAATGTCCGCTAGCGCGGCAAGGGTCCACGGCGAGCAACCGCCTAATCCTGCTCTTAACCACTAGGCTCCAGGCAGAAGCTGGCTGGCAAAGACCTCAAAGCGGCTGACCTCTTCGAGAGATTCAACGGAGTATGGTTGAGACGTATCGATCTTCGCGATCAACCGACCGTATTGGTCTTGGCTTTGGGACAGGGCCAAGCAACGGATGTCGCCGGATCTCGGATAGATGCAATTCGCATCCAGCCATTCTGACGAAACAAGGCTCTGCTTTTCATGGAAGCGCCATAGCCGGCCAAACCGATCGCTGAACTCAAACTCAACGATTCCCGGCTGCGGCTCGTCATCGACCCAGCGTGTTATGGAGACAACCAACACTACATGTTCAGGCACGGCTTTACCCCTGCCGTCGCGCCATGAAGGCCAGGCGCTCGAACAGATGCACGTCCTGTTCGTTCTTCAACAGCGCGCCGTGCAGCTTCGGCAGCATGTTCTTGGGGTCGGCGCGCAGGTCTTCCGGCGCGATGTCGTCGGCGACCAGCAGGCGGATCCAGTCGAGCGCCTCGGAGGTCGACGGCTTCTTCTTCAGGCCCGGCACGTCGCGGATCTCGTAGAACTGGGTGAGCGCCGCCCGCACCAGGTTCTGCTTGATGCCCGGATAGTGGACGTCGACGATGCGGTGCAGCGTCTCGATGTCGGGGAAGCGGATGTAGTGGAAGAAGCAGCGGCGCAGGAAGGCGTCCGGCAGTTCCTTCTCGTTGTTGGAGGTGATGATGACGATCGGCCTCAGCGCCGCGCGAACTGTCTCGCCGGTCTCGTAGACGAAGAATTCCATCCGGTCGAGTTCCTGCAGCAGGTCGTTGGGGAACTCGATGTCGGCCTTGTCGATCTCGTCGATCAGCAGCACCACCTTCTTCGCCGCGGCAAAGGCATCCCAGAGCTTGCCGCGCTTGATGTAGTTCCTGATGTCGCTGAAGCGGTCGTCGCCGAGCTGGCTGTCGCGCAGCCGTGAGACGGCATCATATTCGTAGAGGCCCTGCTGCGCCTTGGTGGTCGACTTGACGTTCCATTCGATGAAATCCAGCCCGAGCGCCGCCGCCACCTGGCGGGCCAACTCCGTCTTGCCGGTGCCCGGTTCGCCCTTGACCAGCAAGGGCCGCTCCAGCGCGATCGCCGCGTTGACCGCAACCATCAGATCCTTGTCGGCGACATAGGCCGCGGTGCCTTCGAAACGCATTTTTGCTCCCTGGTTCGTCCGGGCCGACCGTAAGGACGCGACCTCGACAGCGCAAGGCGCGGCAGCGTCGCAACGCCAGGCCCGGGTTTGCTGGCCAGCGTTGTGCGAAAGATCCCGTTTCTCTGGCGCTCGGCCAGCCATCGGCCTATATTGGCTTTGGCGGTCTGCGCTTCCCGGCAGGAGAAACTTATCCCCGGGGCCTTATCGATCCTTAGGGAGCTGTCCCTGGGAAGACCCGTGGGTTTTCTCACACGGCGCCCACCTACTTTGTAGGCACCCGGGATCGACCTCTCCACCGGTTGCGTGGATCGTCACTCACCGAATTTTGGGATAAGCGGTAGAAAACGTCGCTCCTGCAACGCCGCCTCGCTGCGGCCTTTTCTAGCGTCCGCACATGACCTCTTCCAAAGACCTGAAAAAACATCTGCGCAAGGAAGCACTGGCCCGCCGCGACGCGCTCGACGAATTCTGGCGGGTGGAGATCGCGCTCGAAATGGCCGAGACGGCGCGCGACCAGATCGCCGTCGAGCATGGGCAGATCGTCTCCGGCTTCTGGCCGATGCGCTCGGAAGTCGACGTGCGGCCGCTGATGTTTGCGCTGCGCGAAAAGGGCGCAAGGCTCTGTCTGCCGGCCATCCTCGACAAGAGCACAATCGTCTTTCGCGAGTTGGTGCGTGGCGCGCCGATGGTCGAAATGGGCTTCGGCACGGTCGGTCCGCATGAGGAGGCGGCGGTGCTCGATCCGTCCGTCATGCTGGTGCCGCTCGCCGCCTTCGACGCGCGCGGCCATCGCATCGGCTATGGCGCCGGCTACTACGACCGTGCGATCGGCAAGCTGGCCGACAAGGGGTTGTCCCCCAGGCTGATCGGCATCGCCTTCGACTGCCAGGAGGTGGCACAGGTCCCCGATGAGAACCACGATGTGATCATCCCGGAAATACTCACCGAGAGCGGGTTGCGCCGGTTCACGCCGGAATTGTAGAAAAGCGTCTGAGAACGCATGATCTTTTGCGGAAAGTCATGCAGCTTTTGCTTGGCGGACTTTCAGCGCGGGATCGTATGAGACTTTTCTTCCTCGGCGACATGGTCGGAAAAACTGGGCGCACGGCGGTGTGGGAACAACTGCCGGGCCTGATCTCGGACTTCAAGCTCGACTTCGTCATCGTCAATGGCGAGAACGCCGCCGGCGGCTTCGGCATCACCGAGGAGATTTTTCGCGAGACGCTCGCCGCCGGCGCCGATGTCGTGACCACCGGCAACCATGTCTGGGACCAGCGCGACGCGCTGGTCTTCGCGCCGCGCGAGGAGCGCTTCCTGCGTCCGTCCAATTTCCCAAAGGGCACGCCGGGGCGCGGCTCCGGCGTCTACATCGCCAGGAACGGCGCGCGCGTGCTGGTCGCCAACATCATGGGGCGCGTCTTCATGCATCCCGAGCTCGACGATCCGTTCCAGGCCGGCGAGCGCGAGCTTGCCGCCTGTCCGCTCGGCGAGCAGGCCGATGCGGTGGTCATCGATTTCCACGCCGAGGCAACGTCGGAA
Coding sequences:
- a CDS encoding branched-chain amino acid ABC transporter substrate-binding protein, which produces MKKSLLSAVALTALVAFSGSAWADILIGVAGPITGPNAAFGAQLQKGAEQAAADINAAGGINGQQIKLEIGDDVSDPKQGISVANKFVADGVKYVVGHFNSGVTIPASEVYAENGILVITPSATNPQLTERGLWNTFRTCGRDDQQGKVAGDYLAKNFKDAKIAVIHDKTPYGQGLADETKKALNGNGVTEALYEGINVGDKDFSALIAKMKEAGVSVVYYGGLHTEAGLIMRQLADQGLKAQFMSGDGIVSNELASIAGDAVNGTLMTFAPDPRKNPNAKELVEKFRAAGFEPEAYTLYSYAALQIVAAAAAKVGSADDAQKVAEEIKKSGPWKTAIGDIGYDAKGDITRPDYVLYTWKKGDDGKYTYFEQ
- a CDS encoding DUF6867 family protein; its protein translation is MQGILYEEPSIFQFFFVTCLLGGWAAWMTGKASAQTWRSFFQLFLYMLGLGIGIRFIHHALFDGTMFSLHYYIVDTIVLMILGFVGYQYTRTNQMVTQYNWLYERASLLSWKPKG
- a CDS encoding ABC transporter ATP-binding protein, with product MAGTTLLDIKGVETYYGNIRALNGVNVQVNEGEVVALIGANGAGKSTLMMTIFGAPRARAGTITFAGTDITQLPTHEIARMRIAQSPEGRRIFPRMTVMENLQMGASLDNLKYYDEDVEKVFTLFPRLKERIAQRGGTLSGGEQQMLSIGRALMARPKLLLLDEPSLGLAPLIVKQIFDAIRELNRTQGLTVFLVEQNAFGALKLANRGYVMVNGNVTMSGSGKELLANPEVRAAYLEGGHH
- the pyc gene encoding pyruvate carboxylase, whose product is MAITKILVANRSEIAIRVFRAANELGLKTVAIWAEEDKYSLHRFKADESYQVGRGPHLAKDMGPIESYLSIDEVIRVARLSGADAIHPGYGLLSESPEFAEACAAAGITFIGPKPETMRRLGNKVAARNLAIEVGVPVVPATDPLPDDMEAVKELAKTIGYPVMLKASWGGGGRGMRAIRAEADLAREVMEGKREAKAAFGKDEVYLEKLIERARHVEVQVLGDGQGNAVHLFERDCSIQRRNQKVVERAPAPYLSEALRQELCGYALKIANETSYIGAGTVEFLQDADTGKFYFIEVNPRIQVEHTVTEMVTGIDIVKAQIHILDGFAIGTPDSGVPAQKDIRLNGHALQCRITTEDPEHNFIPDYGRITAYRGATGFGIRLDGGTAYSGAVITRFYDPLLEKVTAWAPTPAETIARMNRALREFRIRGVATNLTFLEAIINHPSFADNSYTTKFIDTTPELFQQVKRQDRATKLLNYLADVSVNGHPETRGRPMPKADAAAPIVPYLNGKVPGGSKQRLDALGPEKFAAWMRAQTQVLVTDTTMRDGHQSLLATRMRTHDIAGIAGTYARALPQLLSLECWGGATFDVAMRFLTEDPWERLGKVREAAPNLLLQMLLRGANGVGYTNYPDNVVQHFVRQAAAGGVDLFRVFDCLNWVENMRVAMDAVGAEGKLIEAAMCYTGDILDPARAKYDLRYYVGLAKELEAAGAHIIAVKDMAGLLKPSAARVLFKALREATDLPIHFHTHDTSGLSAATVLAAVETGVDAVDAAMDSFSGNTSQPCLGSIVEALKGTERDPGLDPQWIRKISFYWEAVRNQYAAFESDLKGPASEVYLHEMPGGQFTNLKEQARSLGLETRWHEVAQAYHDVNLMFGDIVKVTPSSKVVGDMALMMVSQDLTVADVENPARDIAFPDSVVSMLRGDLGQSPGGWPPALQKKALKGDKPITARPGSLLKAADLKASRKEIEGKLERKLSEYEFASWLMYPKVFTDFAAAQETYGPVSVLPTPTYFYGMKSEDEIFVDIEKGKTLVVRCLAIGDVDEKGMVTVFFELNGQPRRVKVPDRAHGASAAKARRKAEPGNEAHVGAPMPGVVSALAVAAGQAVKAGDVLLSIEAMKMETALHAERDGVVAEVLVRAGDQIDAKDLLIAFS
- a CDS encoding DUF2312 domain-containing protein; amino-acid sequence: MADDITETSQTVAAGQLRAFIERIERLEEEKKTISDDIKDVFAEAKGTGFDTKAMRTIVRLRKKDQAERQEEESILDLYKAALGMV